From a single Mycolicibacterium mengxianglii genomic region:
- a CDS encoding carbon-nitrogen hydrolase family protein → MRIALAQLTSGTDPATNLELVADYTRRGADDGASLVVFPEATMCRFGVPLGPVAEPVDGPWADGVRRIAARAGVTVVAGMFCPSPDGRVTNTLIAAGSTADAHYDKIHLYDAFGFAESRTVAPGREPVTIEVDGVTVGVTTCYDIRFPELYVELARCGADLITVSASWGAGPGKLDQWTLLARARALDTGSFLAAVDQAYPGDQIAATGPTGVGGSVVVSPFGAPIATAGADPQLLTCDIDVSTAANARETLGVLRNRSEVAAPDRAESRR, encoded by the coding sequence ATGCGCATCGCCTTGGCTCAGCTCACGTCCGGCACCGACCCCGCGACCAATCTCGAGCTGGTCGCCGACTACACGCGCCGCGGCGCCGACGACGGCGCATCGCTGGTGGTTTTTCCCGAGGCCACCATGTGCCGGTTCGGGGTGCCGCTGGGTCCGGTCGCCGAACCGGTGGACGGACCCTGGGCCGACGGCGTTCGGCGCATCGCTGCGCGCGCCGGAGTGACCGTCGTCGCCGGGATGTTCTGCCCGTCCCCCGACGGGCGCGTCACCAACACCCTGATCGCCGCGGGCTCGACCGCTGACGCGCACTACGACAAGATCCACCTCTATGACGCCTTCGGCTTCGCCGAGTCGCGGACCGTGGCGCCGGGCCGGGAGCCGGTGACCATCGAGGTCGACGGCGTGACAGTGGGCGTGACGACCTGTTACGACATCCGGTTCCCAGAGCTGTACGTCGAGTTGGCGCGCTGCGGCGCCGACCTGATCACCGTCAGCGCGTCCTGGGGCGCCGGTCCCGGCAAGCTCGATCAGTGGACGCTGCTGGCCAGGGCCCGGGCACTGGACACCGGCAGCTTCCTCGCCGCGGTGGATCAGGCATATCCCGGTGACCAGATCGCAGCCACCGGCCCGACCGGGGTCGGAGGAAGCGTGGTCGTGTCGCCGTTCGGTGCGCCGATAGCCACTGCGGGCGCTGATCCGCAGCTGTTGACCTGCGATATCGACGTGTCCACGGCCGCGAATGCCAGGGAGACTCTCGGCGTGCTGCGTAACCGCTCCGAGGTGGCTGCACCCGATAGGGCAGAATCGCGACGGTGA